From the genome of Castor canadensis chromosome 18, mCasCan1.hap1v2, whole genome shotgun sequence:
GCGAGCACGGGCGGGTCTGGGCTGAGGGCACCCGATAACGTCCTCCGGGCCTCTGGGGTCCCCCACTGGGCTCTGTGGGATTCCGAGCCTAGCCGAATGGTAGGCAGCCCCCATGGAGGAAAACCTAGGCCCAGGCACACAACCCAGAGGACAGAGCAGCCTCCAGGTGGCCTGGGCCCTGTCCTGTCCTCCCAGCCTCAGTTCCGAGAGGCCTGGTGTGTGGGGCCACCACGACTCTTGAGGACAAGAAACTGATTTCTTCACAGGACGGGCAGGCAGAACTCAGGCGAGGTGCAATAGAAAGCAGGCAGCGGCTTGGGAGGCAGGGAACTCCCTGGGTTCCCTAGGAGACCCCCAGGCTGAAGGGTCCAGGAGACTCTCTGTCCACGTCCAGAGCCACCTGGGTTGTTTTGGAAGGCCAGACTTTGTGACAGACAGCCCTGGGTGGGGGCCATGTGACCCTGGCTAAGTGACACGTAGCTCTGGAtgcttcatttcctcatctgcaatgTGGGGGAGCCCCGAGCCAGCAGACCAGGTCCCCAGACAGAGGGACGCGAGGCCGAGCCACAGCTGAGACGAACCCAGAGGTGACCCAAGGACACAGCCCAGCCCGACCAATATAACGTTCTTTATTaacagttgatttaaaaaaaaaaaaaagatgtaaaaatacttttttggGGGATCCCCGGGATTCGGGGAGGTCAGGCACTGTCCGTCAGAAGTCACCTGGTCAGCGAGGTGACCAGCCGGACCTGACAGACTATCAGAGCCCTgcccggggggggggggcagcTGACCCCAGCGGGGCGACATGGGGCCAGGCCAGGCCTCGGTCAGGGACTGTGCTGAGGCCACCCGGGGAGTGACGGTGGGGGGCTGAGCCCCCCAAGCACCAGGTCCCCTGCGTGGGCAGAGCCACAGTGGAACTGACGCCTTCTGCTGCACCGGGGGCTGCAGGCGCGTGTCCCCACACAGCTGGCACAGACACGGGGGCCCCGGCAGGCACGGGGGGCTCATCCCGGCTGGGGAGGCAGCTTAGAGAACTCTCTGGAAGCCCAGCGATGACGGGCAGCCTGCTCTGCTCCCCAAGTCCCTCTGCTGGAGGACTTCAACGACACTGCTGATGCCATCCTCGGGCACCTAGGGCCAGGTGGGGGACAGAGAGGGGTCAGGGCTGAGTCCAGCCAGGGCTGCTCAACTTGGCTGCCCATCTGGAACCACCTCCCTCACCCCCCActctcctgggcctcagtttacccCCGAGGCCCCAGCCCAGCGCACTGCTCACCAGAGCGTGGTCGAAGTTGAACGTGCTGATGTAATACGCAGAGACGTCAGCGGTGGCCAGGGGACCCGCGATCTGAGCCACGATCCCACACTCATCTGAGTTGAGCAAGATGCCTGTGGTCACCCCGGCCACTGTGGTCACCCCACAGTCCCCCCCTTGCCCCTGCAGGAAGCGGCTCTCACCGAAGCCCAGGGGCTGTCCACCAATGCGAACCATCCTCCACAGCTCGCCCGACGAGCTGGTCAGCAGAAGGTCACTGGGGAACCTGGGAGGGCAGGTGGGTGGCAGTGGGCAGGGCCCCCCCATTCCTGCCCTGCTGACCTCGGGGCCTGGCACCCTGCCTCCTCCATCCCTGGGGCTGACTTAGGGTCGGTGTCTCCCGTCCCCCACCCAGGGCCCCATACTTCTTCTGCGTCTCTGCGTCCATGACGATGGAGATGTAGCCCTCGATGAGGGAGAAAGCAAAGAACGGAATGGAGCTGGGTTCAGGACCATCAGACACCGTCTCCTTGGGGGCACTGGGGACGGACAGCAGAATCAAGGGCTCCGCTGGGAACGTCACCCATTCCTCCCAGCCATCAGACCCCAGGGAAGGGGCTGGCATAGGTGGCCCTGGGCAGCCCTCCcagctctgcttcctgtctcttCTTAAAGAACAAGTCAGAACGGTAAGcctggccaggtgcagtggctcccgcctgtaatcccagcgacgcagaaggcagagctcaggaggatcgagggtcaaagtcagcctggggaaaaagtttgcgagacccgATCTCGAAAAAAACGCTTCACAGAAGTGGGTTGGctgagtggctccagtggtagagcgcctgcccagcaaccgtgaggccctgagttcaatccccagtgctgccgttaaaaaaaaaaaaaaagttacttgaaGATAACTTTCTCCTTATTCAAGACCTAAGGAGAGATGAGGAGAGATACACTAACAAcagcaataagaataaaaaaagaacaaggagtCCCACTCATGCCAAAAAGTAAAGGACTCTGGGATAGAGGGATCTGATGCACAGAGACACCTCCAGCTCCTCCGGCTCATCAGGACCGTCCTGTGACATCAGCGCAGGTGTCACCCTGTGCAGGGACCCACAGGGCAGGGCCCAGGGCAGACGGATGAAGTGGGGCTCAGGGTGGGAAACACTGGGGTGGAGGCAGGGACCACGTGCAACCTGGCCCACCTGTGCGAGTAGAAGATGACGTCGATGAGGGTGGTGGCAATGGATGGCAGCGTCTCGGGGTCCAGCGTGAGGACACAGAAGCGGTTCTGCGGGCTCTGAATGGGATGCACTGTGGGGCTGGGCCCTGCTCGGGATGGATGGACGGTGGCCACAGGTGAAAAGGCATCTGTGGGCTGGGGCGACCCCTAGTGGCCGGCTGGAGGAAGCGTCCGGGAGGGGCGTGGCTTGGGGCGGGGCCTGGGCGTGGCTTGTGCGAGCGGGGGCGGGGCCTGAGTCCTGCTCTCCAGGAACCACGTGGGAGACATCAGCGTCCGCCGCCGGCTTCCCACCCGCACCGGGGAGAGccagggggaaggagggggtgcGGTGGGGGGCAGACCTCACCATGCTGGGCGCGGGGAAAGCCATTGCTGGAATCTTCCCTGACAACCGGCACAGGCTCCCCGCCCACTTCGCGGTAAATGTCAAACTCCTGGGCCAGGGTGTGGATCACCACCGACAGGTCCTGCTCCCGCACCTGGGCCACGGGCAGGTGACTCATCCCGCGGGTCCCTGAGGCGCCCTAACCCACCTGCTCAGGTACCTGCAGAGACTCACCAGGATGAAGTCCGTCTGGTACGTGGACAGCATCAGCACCGACACGTGGTGCTCGGCCAGCGGCGTGATGACCGAGCGCGCGATCCTGGTGACCCCAGCCGTCTGCACGGCCGCGCCGCTGTGAGATGACACGTTCATCACCAGCCACGTGGCCTCTGCCACTTGCAGGAACTCAGATGGGGGCAGCTCTATAGGCAGAAGGCGCGTGCCTGGTTCGGCTCCGGCCCCTGCCtcactcagcctcagtttccctatctgtgccttggatgGTTCTAGCAAGGGCAGATCTGGAGGCTGGGGCTGTTGCTCTGGAAGTCTATATTTATGCAAAAACTGAGAAACGCTTCAGGAGCTGGTGGGCTGGGGGCTGAGCCTTCCGTAAGGATCAGAGCTCCAAAAGTCAgaactgggttcaaaccctagcttTGCCATTTGTTGCCATTTGCTTTGCGGCCTGATGTGGGGCTCAGTGTCCTTGTCTCTAAAATGGGAGACAATTCCTCCTGACTGGTGTGTGGGTTGACTTTACACCACAGGGCACCACTAGGGGCCGCAAGCACATCGGGTTGGCCAGGGAATGCTACTTCCCAGCTGTACAAACAGGGAAATTAAGGCCCGAGGTTGGGGGAGGGTGATAGGCCAACCTCCAGTTGGCTGGACTGAGACTCCCGGCCTGTGAGGGCGAACGGGGCCAGGCAGGAGCTCCAGGGCCCAGGGAGGGACCAGGCTCAGTCCAGTCCTGAGCAGGGACAAGGGCCAGGGTGGCTGCTGTTAGCCCAAGCACAGCCAGGAGGCCCCCAGGACCCTGCTCTGGGATAGCTGCCTGCTCCCGCATTCCTTCCCCAACCCTCAGACTCCTGGAGTTCCCAGACCAGCAGGGGAGGAGCTGACCCTCACCGGGGAGATAAAGTCTTAAGAGGAAACAATGTCGGGGTGGGGGACTTTTAAAAAACCACAGGACTCCCCAACTCTTGCTTGAAACTGTAACCGAAGCCCCCTCCCTTACACCAGTCCCGTATGGCTTTTAAGTTTCTCAAGCCCTCATAAGATCCTGTTAAATCACCACCATAATTATACCCATTTTACATaagaggaaacagctcagagaggGGGCGTGATTTGCTCAAGGGCACACAGCCAGTGAGTGGCGGATTCGAACCCAGATCCACCAGCGTCTTGGGGACAATGGATCCTGGCATGTGTTGAGAATTCTGAGAGCACAAGAGACCAGCCCCCACCTTTAAAGCCCTCCTCGTCCACCATGAGCGTGTAATCCTCGGGGGTCTCGGTCAGGCTGAAGAACTTGCAcctggttgggggcagggaggCTCTTCAGCCTGGAGTGAATTCCcggggggaagggaagagggcgCGTGGACTTCGATCCATCCTCCCTTAAAGGACACCTCTCCTCCTCCGCGTCCAGACCCGTCCCAGACCCCAATTTCCTCCCCGAAGCAATGGGGTGTGGGCTCCGTCTCCGGATCGCCAGACCCCTCGGGGAGTCCCCATTCCAGGAGGGAGGACAGGCTCACCCCGTGGCGACAGCCCAAGGGGCGTCGGACCTTGACCCTCCAGGTCAGCCCCTCTAACCCGATGGGAGGCGTCTGGAAGGAGCTCCCCGCAGTGACCAGGGAGGACTGTCCCCCCACTTTATCGCCCACCCCAGGCTGTCTGCGCCTGGACCGGGGCCTGGGAGGGGACCTCGGGGGCCGGATAGGCGGCGTCCCAGGAAGGGTAGGCCCAGGCCGGATGGCGGCCGGAGGGGCAAAGCCTCCCCACCCGCTGTCCCCCGCCTGGCGACAACCCTCTTCGTCCGACCCCGGCCCCACCCCCACCTGCGCCTCCGAACCCGGGCGCGCACCGGCTGCGGCGGGGCAGGAAGAGCAGCTTGATGAGCGGGTGGGTGTAGAGCCAGAGGCCGGGGCGGGCGAGGCTCAGAACCCGCACCCGGTGCTCTAGGATGTGCAGCTCCATCGCGGCTCGCGCGGCCCCGGCCCCGCCACCAGCTACACTCAGGCCGGAGGCGGGGCGGCGGGGGTGGCGCCCCGGGCTTAAAGGAGCCGCCGTACGGACGGGATCCACGCCGCCCGCTACGACGCGGACCCGCCCAGCCCGGCGTCCAGCCCGGCGTCCCGCTCCTGGATGGCCACGCCCTGCGAGTCTCGCGGTCCGGGCCATGTGGCCACGCCCCCTTCCCACACGTCACTCCGTTCCGTCCAATCCGCGGAGCCCCACCCCAGATGGCTCCACCCCCCTGTTCCTGGCTCGGGAATTACCGTCTGGCCCCACCTCCCCTCTGAGCCCTCAGGCCACGCCCCCGCTCCAGGCTCCGCCCTTTCCGCAGGACGACTGCCACTCTGGGTTTGGGAGCGCGCAGGAAGCACGGGGTCGTTTCCACCCATCAGTCACATACGTGGGCATTATGAATGAGGCCTTTAGGACTCAGCGGGTCGAGCCGCTGAAACCTAGCTTAGGAGGTCCTGTTTACGTCCCGCAAGCCCCAGAGTTGAAGGCGCCCCACTGGGGACACAGAGATAAAGAGTCCTAGCCACCTCCAAGCAGCATACTGTAGGGTCACCCGCAAACCAAGCGCGTCTGGGCTAGGGATGCCAGGGGCCCAGGCAGTTGGGCCTTTGGAGAGGCCTGTAGCCATTAGCAGAACACACCTGGCCTAAGCATGTCTGAATTTGCTTCTGGCCTGAGGAGGTCCCAAGCACTGGCAGACACCCCAGATCTCACCTGATCAGGCTTGTGCAGGTCTAAGAAGACCCCAAGGCTGAGCAGGTAGCAGCAAGTTGGCTCCAAGGCCAGGCCAATCCCACTCCAGGGGACACCCGTCTGGCCCAAGTACTCTCAGGCCTCAGACCTGAGGTTTTGAGTCCAGTAGGTCAAGGCAGGGCCTCATGCCTGGTTGGGACCCAACAGGCCTGCGCCACGGGCAGATGGAAGCCAGGCTAGGCTTCTGCCCTGGCCTCTCAGGATGGGGGTGCTCCCATGGAACTCTGCAGCACATCCTGACCTGTTCCCTGGAGGGCTGGGGGCAGTGCTTCTGAGGCTGAGCCCATGTCACCCACGGCAGGTGCACATGGGGTGGGGGGACTAAAAGACGAAGGGACAGGAGGCAGGAAGTGGCTGGTCTATCCTGAGTCTCCCATGGCCGTCCACCTCCTCTAGCCTCAGTATCCTCAGCTGTATCAGGACAAGAAGTTCCAGACCCAGGCACTGTCTGAAAGCTCCCAGAGAGGCTCtgctcctccctctgtcccctcccgCGATGGCCTAGCCCAGGCTTGGTCTTCTGCCAGGAACAGCCGCTATTGTTTGACTGGAAAAGCTGCTTCCTCAGCAGAAGGGGGGGCCTCTCCCAGGGACACCCTGTTCTCACCCTTGCCAGGCATCAGGTTGTGACCAAGCGCCTGCCTGGCCCATTGGTGGCAGTCAGGTCACCTGGAACCCTGGTCAGGAGCGGGAGCTTGAGCAAGGCTCTGGGTGCAGAGTAGCTCTGCTTGGGGCGAGAGCTGAGTCCTTTCCTACTGGGCTCCTGTCTCCTACCTGTCAGGCATAAGCAGCGCAGCCTGGGCATTTTAGCAAGCATCCAGACTTCTCCCCTCACCCATTCCCCTCTGATGGAGGACACTCATGGTGCCTCACCCCTGGTGCCAGGAATGCTCAGAAGCTACTTGGGGCCTAAGTGACATCAGGCCTGGCTTTGGACAGGGAAGGGCCTAAAGCCACCTCTGTAGGGAGCCCTCCCCCTTGGTAAAGTGTATGGACCAAGGCCCAGGAGTCATGCCCTGCTCTGCCCCAGTGCTGAGCTCCTGTCCCGGCATCCCTCACCCATGGCAGAGGGTACACAAAGGGGCAGCAGAGATGGAGGAGGGAACATGGGGGCTGGCTCTGGATTTGCACAACTCCTCTGCCAAAGGTACTTCTCCGAGAAGCTCCTGCTGGGCTGGGGGCCCAGTGTGTGGGGCTCTGCAGGGCACGGCAAAAAGGTGCTGAGTACCAGGGTGGTACCCCATCCCGGTCCCTAGCTGCACTCCAGCTCTCTACACAATTCTGTTTATTTCTGTACAAAACCATGTTtctattttacataaaaatcacCCCGCTGCTCCCCTCATGCCGGTACCCTTGCCCTGGGGGAGCATCCTCCAGGAGGAGAGGCTAAGTGAGGCCCCACTCAGTTGGCCCTAGCTTCTGCCTGCACTGACTGGGCCAGCCCGAACTCCACgccagagaaaataaataaggagaCTCAGGCAGAATCTACTAGGCCAGCCAGACCCTGTCCCGGCCAGCAGCCAAGCGGTCGGGCCCTTGGTGAGCAGACCCTGGAGTGTCATCTTCGAACCATGTAGCTGTGTGGAGACCTCGCCCTGGAGGCCTGAGCTGCCAGGGTTACAAGTAGGTGTCCTCGCTCTCCTGGGAGGTCAGGCTCTCCTGGGAGTGGTGGTGGGTCAGGTCCTGAGGAGAGGAGCCCTGGGGGGCTGGGTCCTGGGAAACCGTGTCTGTTGGGACCACATCCTGTGGAGGACATGCGTCTCCTGCAGCAGTCACCACCGTGGCTTGACTGGGGGCCAGGGACTTGTCCAGTTCCCCACTCGCCTTTGTCCGCTTCCGCTGCTCCTTCTGGACCTGCTTGGGTGGCCTGGCTTTGGATTCAGGGAGAAGTACATCTGGGGGCAGGCGGATCGATGGTGAGGGTTGCAGGGTGGGTCGGGGGCCGGGCTCTGCATCCAGGATGGCCTTGGCGCCATGCAGCCTGGGTGGGGAGCGACACTGCAGCTCACCCCGGGTCTCCTGCCAGCGTCGCAGCTGGATGAGGTGCTCACGCTCGATCTGGCGCTCTGTCACCGGCAACTCTACCACCTGTGGGAGAAAGGAGGAGCAGATGAGCACCACGACACCATTTCCTTCTGCCCCAAGCCTGGACCCATCTCTTTCGCAGCATGCCCAGCTCTGGCTGCTAATGGCTGACCCAGGAAGGGGGCCAATCTGAGGTCAGAGTCGTAGAGCTCAATGCCAGGGGAGCTGGACACATAAGGCCAACTGCTCATTGCTCACAAGTTCATTAGCTTTATGTACTGGGCAGGAGTGGTAAGGCTCAGACAGGTCACTACCTGCTGTCAGCCCACGTGCCCCCGCTGCCCAGGGCAACCTGACTGCCTAGGCTCAAATTCCAACTCCTCCACTTCCTGGCTggtgtggaggtgggggtggtccTGCCTCTGTGAGCCTTCATTCCTAGtgtgaaaatagggatatttccTAATTTCCTAATCCTTAGCAACTACTGGAGAAGCAAGT
Proteins encoded in this window:
- the Castor1 gene encoding cytosolic arginine sensor for mTORC1 subunit 1 isoform X2 — its product is MELHILEHRVRVLSLARPGLWLYTHPLIKLLFLPRRSRCAPGFGGAELPPSEFLQVAEATWLVMNVSSHSGAAVQTAGVTRIARSVITPLAEHHVSVLMLSTYQTDFILVREQDLSVVIHTLAQEFDIYREVGGEPVPVVREDSSNGFPRAQHGPSPTVHPIQSPQNRFCVLTLDPETLPSIATTLIDVIFYSHSAPKETVSDGPEPSSIPFFAFSLIEGYISIVMDAETQKKFPSDLLLTSSSGELWRMVRIGGQPLGFDECGIVAQIAGPLATADVSAYYISTFNFDHALVPEDGISSVVEVLQQRDLGSRAGCPSSLGFQRVL
- the Castor1 gene encoding cytosolic arginine sensor for mTORC1 subunit 1 isoform X1, translated to MELHILEHRVRVLSLARPGLWLYTHPLIKLLFLPRRSRCKFFSLTETPEDYTLMVDEEGFKELPPSEFLQVAEATWLVMNVSSHSGAAVQTAGVTRIARSVITPLAEHHVSVLMLSTYQTDFILVREQDLSVVIHTLAQEFDIYREVGGEPVPVVREDSSNGFPRAQHGPSPTVHPIQSPQNRFCVLTLDPETLPSIATTLIDVIFYSHSAPKETVSDGPEPSSIPFFAFSLIEGYISIVMDAETQKKFPSDLLLTSSSGELWRMVRIGGQPLGFDECGIVAQIAGPLATADVSAYYISTFNFDHALVPEDGISSVVEVLQQRDLGSRAGCPSSLGFQRVL
- the Castor1 gene encoding cytosolic arginine sensor for mTORC1 subunit 1 isoform X3; the encoded protein is MVDEEGFKELPPSEFLQVAEATWLVMNVSSHSGAAVQTAGVTRIARSVITPLAEHHVSVLMLSTYQTDFILVREQDLSVVIHTLAQEFDIYREVGGEPVPVVREDSSNGFPRAQHGPSPTVHPIQSPQNRFCVLTLDPETLPSIATTLIDVIFYSHSAPKETVSDGPEPSSIPFFAFSLIEGYISIVMDAETQKKFPSDLLLTSSSGELWRMVRIGGQPLGFDECGIVAQIAGPLATADVSAYYISTFNFDHALVPEDGISSVVEVLQQRDLGSRAGCPSSLGFQRVL